From a region of the Azospirillaceae bacterium genome:
- the minC gene encoding septum site-determining protein MinC — translation MTGATNPRAMPFQLRGNTYTMMVLKLVDPYDPGFFQHLQTKIQQAPNFFRYAPVVLDLEEFNDPDFDFPAFQRQLFDLSLVAVGIQGGTPEMQLAALKYGLTVIPAARTPQPMTVARSQPQAAPQPAAAPAPAPEAVQRTTLIVTEPVRSGRQIYASGGDLIVLGPVSPGAELVADGNIHVYNTLRGRALAGVGGDAQARIFVQSLDAEVVSVAGFYRVSDDIDAKLRRKPVQIWLDGNIIRMDPLA, via the coding sequence ATGACCGGCGCGACCAATCCCCGGGCCATGCCGTTCCAGTTGCGTGGCAACACCTACACCATGATGGTGCTGAAGCTGGTCGACCCCTACGATCCCGGGTTCTTCCAGCACCTCCAGACCAAGATCCAGCAGGCGCCCAACTTCTTCCGTTACGCGCCGGTCGTGCTCGATCTGGAGGAGTTCAACGATCCGGATTTCGACTTCCCGGCCTTTCAGCGCCAACTGTTCGATCTGTCGCTCGTGGCGGTGGGCATCCAGGGCGGCACGCCCGAGATGCAGCTTGCCGCATTGAAGTACGGCCTGACCGTGATCCCGGCCGCCCGCACGCCGCAGCCGATGACGGTCGCGCGCAGCCAGCCGCAAGCGGCCCCGCAGCCCGCCGCGGCGCCGGCCCCCGCGCCCGAGGCCGTGCAGCGGACGACGTTGATCGTGACCGAACCGGTGCGGTCGGGCCGGCAGATCTACGCGTCCGGCGGCGATCTGATCGTGCTCGGGCCGGTCAGCCCCGGGGCCGAACTCGTCGCCGACGGCAACATCCACGTCTACAACACGCTGCGCGGACGGGCGCTGGCGGGCGTCGGCGGTGATGCCCAGGCACGGATCTTCGTGCAGTCGCTCGACGCCGAGGTGGTGTCGGTCGCCGGCTTCTACCGGGTCAGCGACGACATCGACGCGAAGCTCCGCAGGAAACCGGTCCAGATCTGGCTGGACGGCAACATCATCCGCATGGACCCGCTCGCCTGA
- a CDS encoding SHOCT domain-containing protein, producing MAPAATDHESGNEGDAADEAARSLRALKVMRDRGLLSDAEFETRRREILGSVERGKTA from the coding sequence GTGGCGCCGGCCGCCACCGACCATGAAAGCGGCAACGAGGGCGACGCGGCCGACGAGGCCGCACGGTCCCTGCGGGCGCTGAAGGTGATGCGGGACCGCGGCCTGCTTTCGGACGCGGAATTCGAGACGCGCCGCCGGGAGATCCTGGGCAGCGTCGAGAGGGGTAAAACGGCTTGA
- a CDS encoding PhoH family protein, whose product MAKRSSKNSAAQSPAALAAAAERREAKVQALFPERGWDPLGDERRDQSYLRRIKPQNEGQRALWEAIHSHNLTVAVGPAGTGKTYLAISAAVEALEAGRIDRIILSRPAIEAGESLGYLPGDLQEKMAPYLRPLYDALSDRLGGKRLKQLLNEGAVEIAPIGFMRGRTLNNAFVVIDEAQNCTYSQIKMLLTRLGWHSTMVLTGDPDQSDLLDGLSGLAEIARRLEAVDDIAVVRLSECDIVRHPLVASMLSVL is encoded by the coding sequence ATGGCAAAGCGCTCGTCCAAGAACTCCGCCGCCCAGAGCCCCGCCGCCCTGGCCGCCGCCGCCGAGCGGCGCGAGGCCAAGGTGCAGGCGCTGTTTCCGGAGCGCGGATGGGACCCTCTGGGCGACGAACGGCGCGATCAAAGCTATCTGCGCCGGATCAAGCCGCAGAACGAAGGACAGCGGGCGCTGTGGGAGGCCATTCATAGCCACAACCTGACGGTGGCGGTCGGGCCCGCCGGCACCGGCAAGACCTATCTCGCCATCTCCGCCGCGGTCGAAGCGCTGGAGGCCGGACGGATCGACCGTATCATCCTGTCCCGGCCGGCGATCGAGGCCGGCGAAAGCCTCGGCTACCTGCCGGGCGATCTGCAGGAGAAAATGGCCCCCTATCTGCGGCCCCTGTACGACGCATTGAGCGACCGGCTGGGCGGCAAACGGCTGAAGCAACTCCTCAACGAGGGCGCGGTCGAGATCGCGCCCATCGGCTTCATGCGCGGCCGTACGCTGAACAACGCCTTCGTGGTGATCGACGAGGCGCAGAACTGCACCTATTCCCAGATCAAGATGCTGCTGACCCGCCTGGGCTGGCATTCCACCATGGTGCTGACCGGCGACCCGGACCAGAGCGACCTGCTCGACGGCCTGTCGGGGTTGGCCGAAATCGCCCGGCGCCTGGAAGCCGTGGACGACATCGCCGTCGTCCGCCTGTCGGAATGCGACATCGTCCGCCACCCGCTGGTGGCCAGCATGCTGTCGGTCCTGTAG
- a CDS encoding SCO family protein, translated as MKRRLLQVAFGSLLGLAIAFGVSWWMWGGRGIPSAGQASRPATVGTAQVGGPFELVDHTGRTVTDRDYAGRILLVFFGYTFCPDICPTELQTFAEVMDRLGPQADRVQPLFVTIDPARDTPAHLAQYVELFHPRIVGLTGTEAQIAKVARAYRVYYAKGKGADTTDYLMDHSTAAYLMGPDGAFVTVFRNGTTADAMLAEVRKLIPAS; from the coding sequence ATGAAACGGCGTTTGCTCCAGGTGGCGTTCGGATCGCTGCTCGGCCTAGCCATCGCCTTCGGCGTGTCGTGGTGGATGTGGGGCGGACGCGGCATCCCGAGTGCCGGACAGGCCTCCCGTCCGGCGACGGTCGGCACGGCACAGGTCGGCGGTCCGTTCGAGCTGGTCGACCACACCGGCCGGACGGTCACCGACCGCGATTACGCGGGCCGCATCCTGCTGGTGTTCTTCGGCTACACCTTCTGCCCGGACATCTGCCCGACCGAACTCCAGACCTTTGCCGAGGTCATGGACCGCCTGGGCCCGCAGGCCGACCGCGTGCAGCCGCTGTTCGTGACCATCGACCCCGCGCGCGACACGCCCGCCCATCTGGCCCAGTACGTCGAACTGTTCCATCCCCGCATCGTCGGGTTGACCGGCACCGAGGCGCAGATCGCCAAGGTCGCCCGCGCCTACCGGGTCTACTACGCCAAGGGCAAGGGGGCGGACACCACCGACTACCTGATGGACCACTCCACGGCGGCCTACCTGATGGGCCCCGACGGCGCGTTCGTCACCGTGTTCCGCAACGGCACGACCGCGGACGCCATGCTGGCCGAAGTGCGCAAGCTGATCCCGGCGTCCTGA
- the ribB gene encoding 3,4-dihydroxy-2-butanone-4-phosphate synthase — protein sequence MNQTQQQDNLLARFGAPAERVARAVDAIRQGNGVIVVDDEDRENEGDIIYPAESITVEQMNLLIRTCSGIVCLILTDERLRRLELPPMVEANSSRFGTAFSVSIEAREGVTTGVSAADRVATIRTAVADDCRPEDLARPGHVFPIRAHPGGLAARRGHTEATVELMERAGRRPAGVLCEVMNPDGTMARLPELTAFAETHGMPIVSIADLVACGRLRSAA from the coding sequence GTGAATCAGACCCAACAGCAAGACAACCTTCTCGCCCGCTTCGGCGCCCCGGCCGAGCGCGTCGCGCGCGCGGTGGACGCCATTCGCCAGGGCAACGGCGTCATCGTGGTCGACGACGAGGACCGGGAGAACGAGGGCGACATCATCTATCCGGCGGAGAGCATCACCGTCGAACAGATGAACCTCCTCATCCGCACCTGCAGCGGGATCGTGTGCCTGATCCTGACCGACGAGCGCCTGCGGCGACTGGAACTGCCCCCGATGGTGGAGGCCAACAGCTCCCGCTTCGGCACCGCCTTTTCGGTGTCGATCGAGGCCCGCGAGGGTGTGACCACGGGGGTGTCGGCCGCCGACCGGGTGGCCACGATCCGCACGGCCGTCGCCGACGATTGCCGCCCGGAGGACTTGGCACGCCCGGGCCACGTCTTCCCGATCCGGGCGCATCCGGGCGGCTTGGCGGCCCGCAGGGGCCACACCGAGGCGACGGTCGAGCTGATGGAGCGGGCGGGCCGCAGACCGGCGGGTGTTCTGTGCGAGGTCATGAACCCGGACGGCACCATGGCGCGCCTGCCGGAATTGACCGCCTTCGCCGAGACCCACGGGATGCCCATCGTCAGCATCGCCGATCTCGTGGCTTGCGGCCGTCTGCGGTCCGCGGCGTGA
- a CDS encoding AtpZ/AtpI family protein, giving the protein MSEDPNRPPPNDFDARLRQAQQRHGIDSQRPEEDATQKNAIGLAFRMGMELVSALLVGLGIGWLIDRWLDTAPWALVVMFFVGAGAGIMNVYRAVSGLGYAPGYKRPSNPGDRNE; this is encoded by the coding sequence GTGAGCGAAGACCCGAACCGTCCACCGCCGAACGACTTCGACGCACGGCTGCGCCAGGCGCAACAGCGCCATGGCATCGACAGCCAGCGCCCGGAGGAGGACGCGACCCAGAAGAACGCGATTGGACTCGCGTTCCGCATGGGGATGGAACTGGTCTCGGCGCTCCTTGTCGGATTGGGCATCGGTTGGCTGATCGACCGGTGGCTGGACACGGCACCCTGGGCCCTCGTCGTCATGTTCTTCGTCGGCGCGGGCGCGGGCATCATGAACGTCTACCGGGCCGTTTCCGGCCTGGGCTATGCGCCGGGATACAAACGGCCGTCCAATCCGGGCGACCGTAACGAATGA
- a CDS encoding F0F1 ATP synthase subunit A: MDPLHQFEILPILPITVGGMDVSFTNAAFYMAVAVALIGSLLIYGMRGRALVPGRMQSVAEMFYEFVANMVREHAGNDARPYFPFVFSIFMFILFGNMIGMVPGAFTFTSHIIVTFALALTVFVFVTVLGIVKHGMHFFAFFLPTGAPIVLAPLIVPIEIVSYLSRPLSLSIRLFANMMAGHTMLKVFAYFSIGLVTVMGGAGGWGLGILPIALNVALIGFEILVAFLQAYVFTILTCLYIRDAIELH; this comes from the coding sequence ATCGACCCGTTGCACCAGTTCGAGATTCTTCCGATCCTGCCGATCACGGTGGGCGGAATGGACGTCTCGTTCACCAATGCAGCGTTTTACATGGCGGTCGCCGTTGCGCTGATCGGCTCACTGCTGATCTATGGCATGCGGGGTCGCGCCCTGGTGCCCGGACGCATGCAGTCCGTGGCGGAAATGTTCTACGAATTCGTCGCGAACATGGTGAGGGAACACGCGGGCAACGACGCCCGGCCGTATTTCCCGTTCGTGTTCTCGATCTTCATGTTCATCCTGTTCGGCAACATGATCGGGATGGTGCCCGGCGCCTTCACGTTCACCAGCCACATCATCGTGACGTTCGCGCTGGCACTGACGGTGTTCGTGTTCGTCACCGTGCTGGGCATCGTCAAGCACGGGATGCACTTCTTCGCGTTCTTCCTGCCGACCGGCGCGCCGATCGTACTGGCGCCGCTGATCGTGCCGATCGAAATCGTTTCCTACCTGTCCCGTCCGCTCAGCCTCTCGATCCGACTGTTCGCCAACATGATGGCGGGCCATACCATGCTGAAGGTGTTCGCATACTTCAGCATCGGCCTGGTCACCGTGATGGGCGGCGCCGGCGGCTGGGGTCTGGGCATTCTTCCGATCGCGTTGAACGTGGCCCTGATCGGCTTCGAGATCCTGGTGGCGTTCCTCCAGGCCTACGTCTTCACGATCCTGACCTGCCTCTACATCCGCGACGCGATCGAGCTGCACTGA
- a CDS encoding ATP synthase subunit C family protein: protein MEAEAAKYIGAGLAVFALFGVGLGIGNIFSTLISSVSRNPASRAAVFPIGILGFALTEAVALFALLIAFLILFT, encoded by the coding sequence ATGGAAGCTGAAGCGGCCAAGTACATCGGGGCCGGCCTGGCGGTTTTCGCCCTGTTCGGCGTCGGCCTGGGCATCGGCAACATCTTCTCGACCCTGATCAGCTCGGTGTCGCGGAACCCGGCCTCGCGCGCCGCGGTGTTCCCGATCGGCATTCTCGGCTTCGCCCTGACGGAAGCCGTGGCGCTGTTCGCGCTGCTGATCGCCTTCCTCATCCTCTTCACCTGA
- a CDS encoding F0F1 ATP synthase subunit B has protein sequence MLSNSNFWVAIAFVIFIVLAFRPAAKTITTALDDRAARIRRELEEAQRLREEAQRTLAEYQRKQRDAMKEAEAIVAHARDEAARLRANASAEIDAALKRREQQAMDKIAQAEASALAEVRDLAVDIAVQASREILEANLKGTAATQLVDDAIANLPGKLH, from the coding sequence ATGCTGTCCAACAGCAATTTCTGGGTTGCCATCGCGTTCGTGATCTTCATCGTGCTGGCCTTCCGGCCGGCCGCCAAGACGATCACGACCGCGCTCGACGACCGCGCCGCGCGGATCCGGCGGGAACTCGAGGAGGCCCAACGCCTGCGCGAGGAGGCCCAGCGGACCCTGGCCGAGTACCAGCGCAAGCAGCGGGACGCGATGAAGGAAGCGGAGGCGATCGTCGCCCATGCTCGCGACGAGGCCGCCCGGCTGCGCGCCAACGCCAGTGCGGAAATCGATGCCGCGCTGAAGCGGCGCGAACAGCAGGCGATGGACAAGATCGCCCAGGCCGAGGCATCGGCCCTGGCCGAGGTCCGTGACCTGGCCGTCGATATCGCCGTCCAGGCCAGCCGCGAAATCCTCGAGGCGAACCTCAAGGGCACAGCGGCCACCCAGTTGGTTGACGACGCCATCGCGAACCTGCCGGGCAAACTGCACTAG
- a CDS encoding DUF1194 domain-containing protein codes for MRLPSVAAVLLLASQHPGVHVPARAAEPVDLELVLAADGSGSIDDEELRFQREGYAQALASGPVIDAVRSGRHARIAVVYLEWGGADSQHVIADWTLIRGEEDARAFGVRLTAAPRAARGWNSISGAIDYGLRLMTANAYEGERRVIDVSADGAHFGGRPVRAARDDAVAHGVTINGLVVQPPEGRLAVQGVPLRTHFEQDVIGGAGAFVVAAESRREFLGALMAKLVREIADNGAERSRTVARSEALRSGEGRSGAAD; via the coding sequence ATGCGCCTGCCGTCCGTCGCCGCGGTCCTGCTCCTCGCCTCCCAACATCCAGGTGTCCACGTTCCGGCCCGCGCCGCGGAACCGGTGGACCTCGAACTGGTCCTCGCCGCCGACGGGTCGGGGTCCATCGACGACGAGGAGTTGCGCTTCCAGCGCGAAGGCTATGCCCAGGCCCTGGCAAGCGGGCCGGTCATCGATGCCGTCCGGTCCGGCCGGCACGCTCGCATCGCGGTCGTGTACCTGGAGTGGGGCGGGGCGGACAGTCAGCATGTGATCGCCGATTGGACCTTGATCCGCGGCGAGGAGGATGCACGGGCGTTCGGCGTACGCCTGACGGCCGCCCCCCGTGCGGCCCGGGGCTGGAATTCCATCTCCGGGGCGATCGACTACGGCCTGCGCCTGATGACCGCCAATGCCTACGAAGGCGAGCGCAGGGTCATCGACGTCTCCGCGGACGGGGCGCACTTCGGGGGGCGTCCGGTGCGTGCGGCGCGTGACGACGCGGTGGCGCACGGGGTCACCATCAACGGTCTTGTCGTGCAGCCGCCGGAGGGGCGGCTGGCGGTGCAGGGCGTGCCGCTGCGCACCCATTTCGAGCAGGACGTGATCGGCGGTGCCGGCGCCTTCGTCGTGGCCGCCGAGAGCCGGCGGGAGTTTCTGGGGGCGTTGATGGCGAAACTGGTCCGCGAGATCGCCGACAACGGAGCGGAAAGGAGCCGGACGGTGGCTCGTTCCGAGGCGTTGCGTTCCGGGGAGGGGCGCTCGGGGGCGGCGGATTGA
- a CDS encoding exopolysaccharide biosynthesis protein, which translates to MHGANAAHDHTVGGQRASDILVHFVTTFPGEEISMADFVAALGHRAFGLLLLLVSLPTALPIPGISSVLGLPLILFGAQMLLGFPRPHIPARLARVRIERRKLVEAMGRAVPYLRRAERLLRPRAKGLTGTTAERAVGAMTLLLGLILILPIWGGNLLPAVSIAAMALGMVERDGMFVLGGLGLGLVSTLLVGTVVAFGAAALAYGADLVSRLAGLFG; encoded by the coding sequence ATGCATGGGGCCAATGCAGCCCACGACCATACTGTTGGCGGCCAACGCGCCTCGGACATCCTCGTCCACTTCGTCACGACGTTCCCGGGCGAGGAAATCAGCATGGCGGATTTCGTGGCGGCCCTGGGGCACCGGGCATTCGGCCTGCTCCTGCTCCTGGTCAGCCTGCCCACCGCGCTGCCGATTCCGGGCATCTCGTCGGTTCTCGGCCTGCCGTTGATCCTGTTCGGCGCGCAGATGCTGCTGGGCTTTCCCCGGCCGCACATTCCGGCCCGGCTCGCCCGGGTACGGATCGAGCGGCGCAAGCTGGTCGAGGCCATGGGCCGCGCCGTCCCGTACCTGCGCCGTGCCGAGCGCCTGCTCCGCCCCCGGGCCAAGGGCCTGACCGGCACCACCGCCGAACGGGCGGTCGGGGCGATGACGCTCCTGCTCGGCTTAATCCTCATCCTGCCCATCTGGGGCGGCAACCTGCTGCCCGCCGTCTCCATCGCCGCCATGGCATTGGGCATGGTCGAGCGCGATGGCATGTTCGTTCTGGGAGGCCTCGGCCTCGGCCTCGTCTCCACACTGCTGGTCGGCACGGTCGTCGCCTTCGGCGCGGCGGCCTTGGCCTACGGGGCCGACCTCGTTTCCCGTCTCGCCGGTCTGTTCGGCTAA
- a CDS encoding hemolysin family protein, whose protein sequence is MVWELVIIVLLVLVNGFFSMSEMAVVSSRRVRLQQIATDRRSTGAKAALKLVDDPSNFLSTVQIGITLIGILAGAFSGATIAGRLAQWLNQFALIAPNGDAVAIALVVMGITFLSLVLGELVPKRMALGNAEAIAARVARPMRIVSWVTYPAVWLLGVATSGILRLLGQRGSREQTVTEEEVKSLIAEGTLRGVFEPEEKKLIDGVLRLADRTARSIMTPRPDIVWLDLGDEPQQIMQEIRASGHSRFVVSRGDIDEVVGIVQSKDLLDRMIQGHPFDLMAAMKKPLIVHDGTPVLRLLELFRQSSLHMAVVVDEYGSVEGLVTVTDIMSAIAGEFPEAGDATAGIVQREDGSWLINGMTPIDEVEALIGERSMRGDGDFHTIAGFVLAELGHLPRPAEHFVWRDHRFEVIDMDGRRIDKVLIVPPMQRFEEDEA, encoded by the coding sequence ATGGTCTGGGAACTGGTCATCATCGTCCTGCTGGTGCTGGTCAACGGCTTCTTCTCCATGTCGGAGATGGCCGTCGTCTCATCGCGCCGGGTCCGTCTCCAGCAGATCGCGACCGATCGCAGGAGCACAGGGGCCAAGGCCGCGTTGAAGCTGGTCGACGATCCGTCCAACTTCCTGTCCACAGTGCAGATCGGCATCACGCTGATCGGGATCCTGGCGGGTGCGTTCTCGGGTGCCACGATCGCCGGCCGCCTTGCCCAATGGCTGAACCAGTTTGCCTTGATCGCGCCCAATGGCGATGCGGTCGCCATCGCGCTGGTCGTCATGGGCATCACCTTCCTGTCCCTGGTTCTGGGCGAACTGGTCCCGAAGCGGATGGCGCTCGGCAATGCCGAGGCGATCGCCGCACGGGTGGCGCGGCCCATGCGGATCGTGTCGTGGGTAACCTATCCGGCCGTCTGGCTGCTGGGTGTGGCCACCAGCGGGATCCTGCGGCTGCTCGGCCAGCGGGGCAGCCGCGAGCAGACGGTGACCGAAGAGGAGGTCAAGAGCCTGATCGCCGAAGGCACGCTCCGCGGCGTCTTCGAACCCGAGGAAAAGAAGCTGATCGACGGCGTGCTTCGGCTCGCCGACCGCACCGCGCGCTCAATCATGACGCCGCGCCCGGACATCGTCTGGCTGGACCTGGGGGACGAGCCGCAGCAGATCATGCAGGAGATCCGCGCGTCGGGGCATTCCCGGTTCGTGGTCAGCCGCGGCGACATCGACGAGGTGGTGGGCATCGTCCAGTCCAAGGACCTGCTGGACCGCATGATCCAGGGCCATCCGTTCGACCTGATGGCGGCCATGAAGAAGCCGCTGATCGTCCACGACGGCACCCCCGTCCTGCGCCTGTTGGAGTTGTTCCGGCAGTCCTCGCTGCACATGGCCGTCGTCGTGGACGAGTACGGCAGCGTCGAAGGCCTGGTCACCGTGACCGACATCATGTCGGCCATCGCGGGGGAATTCCCCGAAGCCGGTGATGCCACCGCCGGCATCGTCCAGCGCGAGGACGGCTCCTGGCTGATCAACGGCATGACGCCGATCGACGAGGTCGAGGCGCTGATCGGCGAGCGCAGCATGCGCGGGGACGGCGATTTCCACACGATCGCAGGCTTCGTGCTGGCGGAACTGGGTCACCTGCCGCGACCGGCCGAGCATTTCGTCTGGCGCGACCACCGGTTCGAGGTCATCGACATGGACGGCCGCCGGATCGACAAGGTCCTGATCGTACCGCCGATGCAGCGCTTCGAGGAGGACGAGGCCTGA
- the rodA gene encoding rod shape-determining protein RodA codes for MALTGLNRSEETRLTIRQKLRLVNWGLVLLICAIAAVGVAMLYSAGGESWDPWAGRQLVRSLPGFALMLVAALIDIRLYMRAAYAIYGVVLVLLVIVEAMGRIGMGAQRWIDLGFFVLQPSELMKIALVLVLARYFHGLTLEQVRRPLVLVPPLILVLVPVGLVLLQPNLGTATLLLLGSGAIFFAAGVRLWKFAVVICGGLGAIPVGWEFMHDYQKRRVYTFLDPEADPLGAGYNIIQSKIALGSGGLFGKGFGQGSQSQLMFLPEKHTDFIFVVLSEEFGMVGGLALLGLYLLLLVYGVVIALSGRSQFARLVAIGLTTSFFLYVCVNVAMVTGLIPVVGIPLPLVSYGGTAMLTLLLGCGVLLSASVHRDVRIPRNGISE; via the coding sequence ATGGCCCTCACCGGTCTCAACCGGTCCGAAGAGACCCGCCTGACGATCCGCCAGAAGCTCCGGCTCGTGAACTGGGGCCTGGTGCTGCTGATCTGCGCCATCGCCGCGGTCGGCGTGGCGATGCTGTATTCGGCGGGCGGCGAGTCCTGGGATCCCTGGGCCGGGCGGCAGCTGGTGCGGTCCCTGCCAGGGTTCGCCCTGATGCTGGTGGCCGCGCTCATCGACATTCGCCTCTACATGCGGGCGGCCTACGCGATCTATGGCGTGGTCCTTGTGCTGCTGGTGATCGTCGAGGCGATGGGGCGCATCGGCATGGGGGCCCAACGCTGGATCGATCTGGGCTTCTTCGTGCTCCAGCCCTCGGAGCTGATGAAGATCGCCCTGGTTCTGGTCCTGGCCCGCTATTTCCACGGTTTGACGCTCGAGCAGGTGCGCCGCCCCCTGGTCCTGGTTCCACCGCTCATCCTGGTGCTGGTGCCGGTGGGTCTGGTCCTGCTGCAGCCGAACCTGGGAACGGCGACGCTGCTGCTGCTGGGAAGCGGTGCCATCTTTTTCGCCGCCGGCGTCCGTCTCTGGAAGTTCGCGGTGGTGATTTGCGGCGGGCTCGGGGCGATTCCGGTCGGCTGGGAATTCATGCACGATTACCAGAAGCGCCGGGTCTACACGTTCCTGGACCCGGAAGCCGATCCGCTCGGTGCCGGGTACAACATCATCCAGTCGAAGATTGCGCTCGGCTCCGGCGGGCTGTTCGGAAAGGGCTTCGGGCAGGGCAGCCAAAGCCAGCTCATGTTCCTGCCCGAAAAGCACACCGACTTCATTTTCGTCGTGCTGTCCGAGGAATTCGGCATGGTCGGAGGCTTGGCGCTGCTCGGCCTCTACCTGCTTTTGTTGGTGTACGGGGTCGTGATCGCGCTGTCGGGGCGCTCCCAGTTCGCCCGGCTGGTGGCGATCGGCCTCACCACCTCGTTCTTCCTTTACGTATGCGTGAACGTCGCCATGGTCACCGGCCTGATCCCGGTGGTGGGCATTCCGCTGCCGCTCGTGTCGTACGGCGGCACGGCCATGCTGACGCTGCTCCTGGGATGCGGGGTTCTCCTCAGTGCCTCGGTCCACCGGGATGTCCGCATTCCTCGGAACGGGATTTCCGAGTAG
- a CDS encoding DUF1194 domain-containing protein, which translates to MRSRFVAVALCLPVSAMATLCADMPPAMAEDMSVDVELALAVDVSGSVDEEEARLQREGYIAAITDPEVLDAIRGGTIGRIAVAYFEWSGDSYQRVVASWTLIQDEQSAGTFASTLAEAPYVTGRWTSLSGGIDFAATLMEGNGYEGLRRVIDVSGDGYNNSGRPVTMARDDAVARGITINGLPILNDRPNPWGGQPPMDLDKYFEENVIGGPGAFIVPARDFRDFGRAIRAKLIREIANLVRTPAPHLAQAP; encoded by the coding sequence ATGCGCAGCCGCTTCGTCGCCGTGGCCTTGTGTCTGCCCGTTTCCGCGATGGCCACCCTATGCGCCGATATGCCTCCGGCCATGGCCGAGGACATGTCCGTGGACGTGGAATTGGCGCTGGCGGTGGACGTGTCCGGCAGCGTGGACGAGGAAGAGGCGCGATTGCAGCGCGAAGGCTACATCGCCGCCATCACCGACCCGGAGGTGCTGGACGCGATCCGTGGCGGCACCATCGGCCGGATCGCGGTGGCGTATTTCGAGTGGTCCGGCGACTCCTACCAACGTGTCGTCGCGTCCTGGACATTGATCCAGGACGAGCAGTCGGCCGGGACCTTCGCTTCGACCCTCGCGGAGGCCCCCTACGTCACCGGCCGCTGGACATCGCTCTCCGGGGGCATCGATTTCGCCGCAACCCTGATGGAGGGCAATGGCTACGAAGGCTTGCGCCGCGTCATCGACGTTTCCGGCGACGGCTACAACAACAGTGGCCGCCCGGTCACCATGGCCCGCGACGACGCCGTGGCCCGCGGGATCACCATCAACGGGCTGCCGATCCTGAACGATCGCCCGAACCCCTGGGGTGGGCAGCCGCCCATGGACCTGGACAAATACTTCGAGGAGAACGTGATCGGGGGGCCCGGCGCCTTCATCGTGCCCGCCCGCGATTTCCGTGACTTCGGGCGGGCGATCCGGGCGAAGCTGATTCGCGAGATCGCGAACCTCGTCCGCACCCCGGCCCCGCACCTCGCGCAGGCACCCTGA